In Flavobacteriaceae bacterium, the following proteins share a genomic window:
- the uvrA gene encoding excinuclease ABC subunit UvrA, with protein MNTDISTANPKKNILIKGAKLHNLKNIDVIIPRNKLVIITGLSGSGKSSLAFDTLYAEGQRRYVESLSSYARQFLGRLNKPKVDYIKGIAPAIAIEQKVNSTNPRSTVGTTTEIYDYLKLLFARIGKTYSPESGRLVKKDTVTDVTTFIKSFPEGEKLLLLAPIHLEKGRKIEDKLSVLQQQGYARVKINDTVLRIDEVKNYKEPYKSIALVVDRIITRNEEDFFNRLADAIQTAFFEGKGECCIEILSDNSLRSFSNKFEIDGMSFLEPNVHLFSFNNPYGACPKCEGYGDVIGIDKDLVIPNTSLSIFENAIFCWKGESMSWYRDQLVNNSHKFDFPIHKPYFELSEEEKQLLWDGNNYFEGLSSFFTELESKAYKIQNRVMLSRYRGKTKCKVCKGKRLRIEANYVKINNATLTDLVEMPLSQLTVFFNNLKLNEHDTHIAKRLLKEINNRLGFLTNVGLDYLTLNRKSNTLSGGESQRINLATSLGSSLVGSMYILDEPSIGLHPRDTERLITVLQSLRDLGNTVIVVEHDEDIMASADEIIDIGPEAGTFGGHVVATGTFKNILASNSLTAQYLNETLKIKVPEARRTSKYHINIMGAREHNLKNIDVTFPLEGLTVVTGVSGSGKSTLVKKILYPSLVKEISDYSEKPGEFTSIEGNFSIIKNIEFIDQNPIGRSSRSNPVTYIKAYDDIRALFASQKLSHIRNYQAKHFSFNVDGGRCEICKGEGEVTIEMQFMADVHLECDTCKGKRFKKEVLEVTFADKSIDNILNMTIDEAISFFDTEGKNKVKNKLQPLQDVGLGYVTLGQSSSTLSGGEAQRIKLASFLGKGNTKDKTLFIFDEPTTGLHFHDIQKLLTSFEALITKGHSIIVVEHNLELIKCADYIIDLGPTGGEGGGYLVASGTPEELVKNKESITGRFLKDKL; from the coding sequence ATGAATACTGACATTTCAACTGCAAATCCTAAAAAAAACATCCTTATAAAAGGTGCTAAATTGCATAACTTAAAAAATATAGATGTTATCATTCCAAGAAATAAACTAGTCATTATCACTGGTTTATCTGGTTCTGGAAAGTCAAGTTTAGCATTTGATACTTTATATGCAGAGGGGCAACGTCGTTATGTAGAAAGCTTATCTAGCTATGCCCGTCAGTTTTTAGGGCGTCTTAACAAGCCAAAAGTTGATTATATAAAAGGCATCGCTCCAGCTATTGCTATTGAACAAAAAGTTAATTCGACTAATCCGAGATCTACCGTAGGTACTACTACAGAAATTTACGATTATTTAAAACTGCTTTTTGCAAGAATAGGAAAAACATATTCTCCAGAATCTGGAAGGCTAGTAAAAAAAGATACAGTAACAGATGTTACAACATTTATAAAATCTTTTCCAGAAGGAGAAAAGTTATTACTCCTCGCTCCTATTCATTTAGAAAAAGGTAGAAAAATAGAAGATAAATTAAGCGTTCTACAACAACAGGGATATGCTAGAGTAAAAATTAATGATACCGTACTTCGTATTGATGAAGTAAAAAATTATAAAGAACCTTATAAATCAATAGCATTAGTAGTAGATCGAATTATTACAAGAAATGAAGAAGATTTCTTTAATCGATTAGCAGATGCCATACAAACTGCTTTTTTTGAAGGTAAAGGAGAATGTTGTATAGAAATTCTATCAGATAACTCTTTAAGGTCTTTTAGTAATAAATTTGAAATAGATGGAATGAGTTTTTTAGAACCCAATGTACATTTATTTAGTTTTAATAACCCATATGGAGCTTGCCCTAAATGTGAAGGTTATGGTGATGTGATTGGTATTGATAAAGATTTGGTAATTCCAAATACATCGTTATCTATATTCGAAAATGCTATTTTTTGTTGGAAAGGAGAAAGTATGAGTTGGTATAGAGATCAGTTAGTTAATAATTCGCATAAATTCGATTTTCCTATTCATAAACCTTATTTTGAGCTCAGTGAAGAAGAAAAACAACTTCTCTGGGATGGAAATAATTATTTTGAAGGATTATCTTCTTTTTTTACAGAATTAGAATCGAAAGCATATAAAATTCAGAACCGTGTAATGCTATCTCGTTATCGAGGTAAAACAAAATGTAAAGTTTGTAAGGGGAAACGATTGAGAATTGAAGCCAATTATGTTAAAATTAATAATGCAACGCTTACTGATCTAGTAGAGATGCCTCTAAGTCAATTAACAGTATTTTTTAATAATTTAAAACTCAACGAACACGATACGCATATTGCTAAACGTTTATTAAAAGAAATAAATAATCGTTTAGGTTTTTTAACCAACGTTGGGTTAGATTACTTAACACTTAATCGAAAATCAAATACTTTGTCTGGAGGTGAAAGTCAACGCATTAATTTAGCAACATCTTTAGGAAGTAGTTTGGTGGGTTCTATGTATATTCTAGATGAACCTAGTATTGGTTTACACCCTCGTGATACTGAACGTTTGATAACAGTATTACAATCGTTACGTGATTTAGGAAATACAGTTATAGTAGTAGAACATGATGAAGATATTATGGCTTCTGCTGATGAAATTATAGATATAGGTCCAGAAGCCGGAACTTTTGGGGGGCATGTTGTTGCTACTGGTACATTTAAAAATATATTAGCTTCAAATTCTCTAACGGCCCAATATTTAAATGAAACTTTAAAGATTAAAGTTCCTGAAGCAAGGCGTACTTCAAAATATCATATTAATATTATGGGTGCCCGTGAGCATAATTTAAAAAATATTGATGTTACATTTCCTTTAGAAGGTTTAACAGTTGTTACTGGTGTTTCTGGGAGTGGAAAAAGTACTTTAGTAAAAAAGATACTTTATCCTTCTCTAGTTAAAGAGATTTCTGATTATAGTGAAAAGCCAGGTGAATTTACATCCATAGAAGGCAATTTTAGTATAATAAAAAATATTGAATTTATTGATCAAAATCCTATAGGGAGATCTTCTCGTTCTAACCCTGTTACTTATATAAAAGCCTATGATGATATTCGTGCTTTATTTGCAAGTCAAAAATTAAGTCATATAAGAAATTACCAAGCGAAACATTTCTCTTTTAATGTTGATGGTGGTCGTTGTGAAATTTGTAAAGGTGAAGGTGAAGTTACTATTGAAATGCAGTTTATGGCCGATGTACATTTAGAGTGTGATACTTGTAAAGGTAAGCGTTTTAAAAAAGAAGTTTTAGAGGTCACTTTTGCAGATAAATCTATTGATAATATCTTAAATATGACAATTGATGAAGCTATTTCATTTTTTGACACTGAAGGGAAAAATAAGGTTAAAAATAAACTTCAACCTCTTCAAGATGTTGGTTTAGGTTATGTTACTCTTGGGCAAAGCTCTTCTACGCTTTCTGGTGGTGAAGCTCAACGTATTAAGCTAGCTTCTTTTTTAGGAAAAGGAAATACAAAAGATAAAACACTATTTATTTTTGATGAACCAACTACTGGGTTGCATTTCCATGATATTCAAAAATTACTTACTTCGTTTGAAGCACTAATTACAAAAGGGCATTCTATTATTGTAGTCGAACATAATTTAGAATTAATTAAATGTGCTGATTATATTATAGATCTTGGGCCTACTGGTGGTGAAGGTGGAGGGTATTTAGTAGCTTCAGGCACTCCAGAAGAATTAGTAAAAAACAAAGAATCTATTACAGGTCGTTTTTTAAAAGATAAATTATAA
- a CDS encoding sigma-70 family RNA polymerase sigma factor: MRQQPITDAVLVSNYIKGDEIALSKLIKKHKQKVYSFIYSKVFDRDITEDIFQDTFIKVIRTLKLGKYNEEGKFLPWVMRIAHNLVIDHFRKNNRMPKFDNSTDFDIFSVISDSALNAEKAIIKDQVANDVKRLIEELPEDQKEVLVLRMYNDMSFKEISEKTGVSINTALGRMRYALINLRKVIDKHNIILTN; this comes from the coding sequence ATGAGACAACAACCTATTACAGATGCTGTATTAGTAAGTAACTACATTAAAGGCGATGAAATTGCACTTTCTAAGTTAATCAAAAAACACAAACAAAAAGTTTACAGCTTTATTTACTCTAAAGTATTTGATAGAGATATTACTGAAGATATTTTTCAAGATACGTTTATTAAAGTCATTCGTACTTTAAAATTAGGTAAATATAATGAAGAAGGTAAATTTTTACCTTGGGTAATGCGTATTGCTCATAATTTGGTCATAGATCATTTTAGAAAGAACAATCGTATGCCTAAATTTGATAATAGCACAGATTTTGATATATTTTCTGTAATAAGTGATTCAGCTTTAAATGCAGAAAAGGCAATTATAAAAGATCAAGTCGCTAATGATGTAAAACGATTAATAGAAGAACTTCCTGAAGATCAAAAAGAAGTACTCGTTTTACGTATGTATAATGATATGAGTTTTAAAGAAATCTCAGAAAAAACAGGAGTTAGCATTAATACTGCTTTAGGTAGAATGCGATATGCATTAATTAATTTACGTAAAGTAATAGATAAACATAATATAATATTAACTAATTAA
- a CDS encoding endonuclease III yields the protein MTKQEKVNFVINTLYKLYPEIPVPLDHKDPYTLLIAVLMSAQSTDVRVNKITPLLFERADNPYDMIKLSIDEIRDIIRPVGLSPMKAKGIHGLSQILVDKYDGVVPQELEVLETFPAVGHKTASVVVSQAFGIPAFPVDTHIHRLMYRWNLTNGKNVVQTEKDAKRLFPKELWNDLHLQIIWYGREYSPARGWDLEKDIITKTIGRKSVLDEYNNKRLKKS from the coding sequence ATGACAAAACAAGAAAAGGTAAATTTCGTAATAAATACGCTATATAAATTATATCCAGAAATCCCTGTTCCACTAGATCACAAAGATCCATACACATTACTTATAGCTGTATTAATGTCCGCTCAAAGTACAGATGTAAGAGTTAATAAAATTACTCCTTTATTGTTTGAAAGAGCAGATAACCCTTATGATATGATTAAACTTAGTATTGACGAAATTAGAGATATAATAAGACCTGTAGGACTTTCTCCAATGAAAGCTAAAGGTATTCATGGGCTATCACAAATATTGGTTGATAAATATGATGGAGTTGTTCCGCAAGAATTAGAGGTTTTAGAAACTTTTCCTGCAGTTGGTCATAAAACCGCTAGTGTAGTGGTTTCTCAAGCATTTGGAATACCAGCATTTCCTGTAGATACACACATACATCGTTTAATGTATCGCTGGAATTTGACTAATGGTAAAAATGTCGTTCAAACTGAAAAAGATGCTAAACGTTTATTTCCAAAGGAATTGTGGAATGATTTACATTTACAAATTATATGGTATGGAAGAGAATATTCTCCAGCAAGAGGTTGGGATCTTGAAAAAGATATTATTACTAAAACAATAGGAAGGAAATCTGTTCTAGATGAATATAATAATAAGCGGTTAAAAAAGTCCTAA
- a CDS encoding thioredoxin-dependent thiol peroxidase: MTTLKVGDKAPEFTSKDQDGNIITLNDYKGKKLVVFFYPKANTPGCTLEACNLRDNYTELQQEGYEILGVSADSERKQSNFRNKFSFPYPLLADEDKSVINAFGVWGPKQFMGRNFDGIHRITFVIDESGIISKVIDKVKTKDHANQIL; the protein is encoded by the coding sequence ATGACTACATTAAAAGTAGGAGATAAGGCTCCAGAGTTCACATCTAAAGATCAAGATGGAAATATAATTACACTAAATGATTATAAAGGGAAAAAACTAGTAGTTTTCTTTTATCCTAAAGCAAATACCCCTGGATGTACTTTAGAAGCCTGTAATTTAAGAGATAATTATACGGAATTACAACAAGAAGGCTATGAGATACTAGGTGTAAGTGCAGATAGTGAAAGAAAGCAATCTAATTTTAGAAATAAATTTAGTTTCCCTTATCCGTTATTAGCTGATGAAGATAAATCTGTAATTAATGCTTTTGGAGTTTGGGGTCCAAAACAATTTATGGGACGTAATTTTGATGGAATTCATCGCATAACATTTGTGATTGACGAATCTGGAATTATCTCTAAAGTAATTGATAAGGTAAAAACTAAAGATCACGCTAATCAAATTTTATAA
- a CDS encoding TonB-dependent receptor has protein sequence MEITLKGDHVIENVPSLKQKALRVNLNENIYGTFAEIGAGQETVRQFFRAGGASTTIAKSMSAYDKDFSDAIYGIEEDKRYVTESRLRKMLAHEIGLIEDRITRDKHPNKLFFSYANTVATIDFAKKYKGHGWVGIKYQVEPDQEYNEIILHFRFRENDTRLQQETLGVLGTNLIYGAYYKYNEPKKLLRYLYDHLDKDQLEIDTINFSGPVFEEVDNRLMSLQLVKNGMTDAVMFDPEGNNVLPARILYKKNILALRGSFRPVTKVNMDMYQKSYDMFLKENKVDKAQTQVVFEITLSNLRAEGEIDEQDFMDRADLLCSLGQTVLISNFQEYYKLVEYFSQYSKNRMGLALGVNNLVDIFDEKYYRHLSGGILEAFGKLFFKDLKVYLYPMKDEKTGELITSENLKVHPRMKELYKFFKYNGKVTDVDNFDPAVLSIFSRSVLHKISSGESGWKDMLPEGIADLIKDYRLFGYTRKPLTQKLRK, from the coding sequence CTTCATTAAAACAGAAAGCACTTCGTGTTAATTTAAATGAAAACATTTATGGCACTTTTGCAGAGATTGGTGCTGGACAAGAAACTGTAAGGCAGTTTTTTAGAGCTGGAGGGGCTTCAACTACTATCGCAAAATCTATGTCTGCTTATGATAAAGATTTCAGTGATGCTATTTATGGTATAGAAGAAGATAAGCGTTATGTTACTGAATCTCGTTTACGAAAAATGTTAGCTCATGAAATTGGGTTAATTGAAGATCGTATAACTAGGGATAAACACCCTAATAAGCTTTTCTTTTCTTACGCTAATACTGTTGCAACAATTGATTTTGCCAAAAAATATAAAGGCCATGGTTGGGTAGGCATAAAATATCAGGTAGAACCAGATCAAGAATATAACGAAATTATTCTCCATTTTAGATTTAGAGAAAATGATACTCGTTTACAACAAGAGACATTAGGTGTTTTAGGCACTAATCTTATTTATGGTGCTTATTATAAATATAATGAGCCTAAAAAATTACTTCGTTATTTATACGATCACTTGGATAAAGATCAATTAGAAATTGATACGATTAACTTTTCTGGACCCGTTTTTGAAGAAGTAGATAATCGCTTAATGAGCTTACAACTGGTTAAAAACGGAATGACCGATGCTGTAATGTTTGATCCGGAAGGAAATAATGTATTACCTGCTCGTATTTTATATAAAAAAAATATCCTCGCACTTAGAGGTAGTTTTAGGCCTGTAACCAAAGTAAATATGGATATGTATCAGAAATCATATGACATGTTTCTGAAAGAAAATAAAGTAGATAAAGCTCAAACTCAAGTTGTGTTTGAAATTACATTATCTAATTTACGTGCCGAAGGTGAGATTGATGAACAAGATTTTATGGATCGTGCCGATTTATTATGCTCTTTAGGACAAACTGTATTGATCTCTAACTTTCAAGAATATTACAAGCTTGTTGAATATTTTTCTCAATACTCTAAAAATAGAATGGGACTCGCTTTAGGTGTAAATAATTTAGTAGATATATTTGATGAAAAATACTATCGCCATTTAAGTGGTGGTATTCTAGAGGCATTTGGGAAGTTATTTTTTAAGGATTTAAAAGTATATTTATATCCAATGAAAGATGAAAAAACTGGTGAACTTATAACAAGTGAAAATTTAAAAGTTCACCCTCGTATGAAAGAGCTTTATAAGTTTTTTAAATACAATGGGAAAGTAACAGATGTTGACAATTTTGACCCAGCAGTATTAAGTATTTTTTCAAGATCTGTACTACACAAAATTTCAAGTGGAGAAAGCGGATGGAAAGATATGCTTCCTGAAGGTATAGCTGATTTAATAAAAGATTACCGTCTTTTCGGATATACTCGTAAGCCATTAACTCAAAAATTAAGAAAGTAA